GCCAAAGCTTCAACAGTGGTTTGGTACGATCAAATCAATGTGCGCAATGCTAACGCTTTTCGCTTTGCTACTTGTTGCCATGGGCGTTTGGACCTCTACACAATGGGTAGTGATTGGTGCTGTTATTTTAGCAGGTGCTTTCCTTGGAAATAACAACACGTTGATTACAACAGCTGTAATGAACGCAGCTCCGGTTGAACGATCAACTGCTTCTGCTGCTTATAGCTTCCTTCGCTTTATCGGCGGAGCGATTGCTCCATTTACAGCAGGGAAATTGGCGGAGATTTATAATCCAAGTCTTCCATTCATCGTTGGAGCAGGGTTTGTTTTCATTTCTGTTATATTTATCTTAATGAATAGTTCACATATTAAGCATGTTGATGATGCTGAAATTGGTCATTAAATAACAAAAAGGATCTGCGGCTCCCAGCCTGACAGATCCTTTTTGTTATCCCTTAATTCAACACCATAATTTTACAAATATCATTTGTAAATTCAACTGGATCCTGAATTGGTAATCCTTCAATTAATAATGCTTGATTGAATAATAACTTTGTATAGAGGTCTACCTTTCCTTTGTCATTCTCAAAAGCATCTTTTAATGATTGGAATACTTCATGATTCTTATTAATTTCTAGTACTTTTTCTGCTTTGATATTTTGATTATCTGGCATTGCAGCAAGGATTTTTTCCATTTCGATGGAGATTTCACCCTCAGATGCCAGGCAAACAGGATGGGACTTTAGTCTCTTAGAAACTCTTACATCCTTCACTTTTCCAGCTAGTATATTTTTCATATATTCTAAAAGTTCTTGGTGCTCGTTATCCTGTACTTCGGAATCTTCCTTCGTTTCTTCCCCTTCAAGACCAAGATCCCCACTTGAGATGGATTTAAATTCTTTTTCTTTATAAGACATGATCATCTTGATAGCGAATTCATCAATATCTTCAGTAAAGAATAAGATATCATACCCTTTTTCAGTAACAAATTCAGTCTGTGGCAGTTTTTCTAATCTCTCAACTGATTCTCCTGCTGCATAGTAAATGTACTTTTGTTCCTCAGGCATTTTTGAAACGTATTCTTCTAAAGTAATCAAATCCTTTTCTTTGGAAGAGTAGAACATTAACAAATCCTGTAATACTTCTTTATTGGCGCCAAAGTCACTATATACACCATATTTTAATTGGCGTCCAAAGGAATTATAGAATTCTTCATACTTTTCTCGTTCATTTTTCAAGAGGCTCTGTAATTCGCTTTTAATCTTTTTGTTAATATTTTTAGCGATCAGCTTCAACTGACGATCATGCTGCAGCATTTCTCTAGAAATATTAAGTGATAAATCTTCTGAATCAACCATCCCTTTTACGAAACTGAAATAGTCTGGAAGCAGGTCGGCACACTTATCCATGATTAATACACCGTTCGAATACAGCTCTAGACCTTTCTCAAATTCCTTAGAGTAAAAGTCAAAAGGAATTTTTTCTGGGATATATAAAATCGCATTATAACGGATTGTTCCGTCAACACTTATATGAACATGTTTAATCGGTTTATCAAAGCCATAGCGCTTTTCCGCATAAAAATTTTGATAGTCTTCATCTGTTAATTCACTTTTATTCTTTCTCCAAATAGGAACCATACTATTGATGATTTGTTCTTCTTGATAGTCCTCGTATTCCGAATCACTGCCTTCTTTCAGCCTTCTTCCGGTGATATCCATTTTAATTGGATAGCGAATAAAATCTGAGTATTTTTTGATAATTGTCTTGAGGCGGTATTCTTCTAAATACTCATCATAGCTTTCATCTTCTGTATTATCTTTAATTTTTAAAATAATTTCAGTTCCTACTGAATCCTTTGTAACCGGCTCAATAGTATAGCCCTCGGCACCCTCAGATTCCCACTTATATGCTTCATCGCTTCCTAAAGCTTTACTAATAACAGTCACTACATCTGCAACCATGAATGCAGCATAAAACCCGACACCAAATTGCCCGATAATGTCGTAACCGTCTTTTAATTCATTCTCTCTTTTAAATGCTAAAGATCCACTCTTTGCAATTGTTCCAAGGTTATTTTCCAACTCTTCCTTTGTCATACCAATACCAGTGTCGATAATTCTCAACGTACGGTTTTCTTTATTTGCAACCACTTTAATAAAGTAATTATCTTGGTCAAAACTTAATGTCTCGTCAGTTAAGGCCTTGTAATAGATTTTATCAATCGCATCACTGGCATTAGAAATTAACTCTCGTAAGAAAATTTCACGATGAGTATAGATGGAGTTGATCATCAT
The window above is part of the Bacillus sp. SORGH_AS_0510 genome. Proteins encoded here:
- the htpG gene encoding molecular chaperone HtpG, with product METKQFKAESKRLLDMMINSIYTHREIFLRELISNASDAIDKIYYKALTDETLSFDQDNYFIKVVANKENRTLRIIDTGIGMTKEELENNLGTIAKSGSLAFKRENELKDGYDIIGQFGVGFYAAFMVADVVTVISKALGSDEAYKWESEGAEGYTIEPVTKDSVGTEIILKIKDNTEDESYDEYLEEYRLKTIIKKYSDFIRYPIKMDITGRRLKEGSDSEYEDYQEEQIINSMVPIWRKNKSELTDEDYQNFYAEKRYGFDKPIKHVHISVDGTIRYNAILYIPEKIPFDFYSKEFEKGLELYSNGVLIMDKCADLLPDYFSFVKGMVDSEDLSLNISREMLQHDRQLKLIAKNINKKIKSELQSLLKNEREKYEEFYNSFGRQLKYGVYSDFGANKEVLQDLLMFYSSKEKDLITLEEYVSKMPEEQKYIYYAAGESVERLEKLPQTEFVTEKGYDILFFTEDIDEFAIKMIMSYKEKEFKSISSGDLGLEGEETKEDSEVQDNEHQELLEYMKNILAGKVKDVRVSKRLKSHPVCLASEGEISIEMEKILAAMPDNQNIKAEKVLEINKNHEVFQSLKDAFENDKGKVDLYTKLLFNQALLIEGLPIQDPVEFTNDICKIMVLN